The following are from one region of the Stanieria cyanosphaera PCC 7437 genome:
- a CDS encoding type II toxin-antitoxin system RelE/ParE family toxin yields the protein MRFKFKKKKIKLLYTEEKDAHKYPGVVDDFFEVMAIIAAAESEQDLYANKCLRFEKLSGKRGKENQRSLRLNKQWRLIVILEKDEEGKYILIIDIEDYH from the coding sequence GTGAGGTTTAAATTTAAAAAAAAGAAAATAAAACTACTTTATACAGAGGAAAAAGATGCTCACAAATATCCTGGGGTTGTAGATGACTTCTTTGAAGTTATGGCAATTATTGCAGCAGCCGAAAGCGAACAAGATTTATACGCCAATAAATGTCTGAGATTTGAAAAGCTTTCAGGTAAACGAGGTAAAGAAAATCAAAGATCGTTACGTCTGAATAAACAATGGCGTTTAATTGTGATACTCGAAAAAGATGAAGAAGGTAAATATATTCTAATCATCGATATTGAGGATTATCACTAA
- a CDS encoding type II toxin-antitoxin system PemK/MazF family toxin: MTYKQFDVVVVPFPFTDSSATKKRPALIISDATTFNRSIKKSVMAMITTVSHSPWALDVPITDLSSAGLKAKSIIRMKLFTLDDALVIKKIGKLATSDRDKIQKSLQQLFNL, encoded by the coding sequence GTGACTTATAAACAATTTGATGTAGTAGTCGTACCTTTTCCTTTTACTGACAGTTCCGCTACTAAAAAACGTCCTGCTTTAATTATTTCAGATGCTACAACTTTTAATAGATCGATAAAGAAAAGCGTCATGGCAATGATTACTACTGTTTCTCATTCTCCCTGGGCTTTAGATGTGCCTATTACAGATTTATCAAGTGCGGGATTAAAAGCCAAATCAATTATCAGAATGAAATTATTCACCCTAGATGATGCTTTAGTAATTAAAAAGATTGGTAAGTTAGCAACAAGCGATCGCGATAAGATCCAAAAATCCCTTCAGCAATTGTTTAATTTATAA
- a CDS encoding HigA family addiction module antitoxin: MSNTLTPARAISPGRILQRELDARGWTQKDLAEITKRPPQTINEIIKGTKQITPETARELSAALGTTAEFWINLETNYRLNLAKKKHKESEIERRSRLYTLAPISELIKRQWIKSTESLDELEQSVCEFLGIKSPQETPQFLVNFRHSQVLEPEYSSKMAWCKRVEQVVSKQAVGEFRLDRLRGAIPDLLRYAKKEEDVAHVPQMLIDLGVHFAIVPHLNKTYLDGAAFYLGNHPVVVLTLRHNRIDCFWFSLMHELAHIVAGHRGVYLDNLDDLENNSEEEEANKLARNWLIDEQALNSFVCQTQPRFSKKAIVNFAQAQNRHPGIILGRLQHESLVPYQNLRVLLTKVKPLLSNWIYD, from the coding sequence ATGAGCAACACTTTAACACCAGCGAGAGCAATATCACCAGGACGCATTTTACAAAGAGAATTAGATGCACGGGGTTGGACTCAAAAGGATTTAGCCGAAATTACCAAACGCCCACCCCAAACAATCAACGAAATCATCAAAGGGACAAAACAAATTACTCCAGAGACAGCTAGAGAATTATCAGCAGCCTTGGGAACTACTGCGGAGTTTTGGATTAATTTGGAAACTAATTATCGTTTAAATCTGGCAAAAAAAAAGCATAAAGAGTCAGAAATTGAGCGTCGGAGTCGTTTATATACTCTTGCACCAATTTCTGAATTGATTAAACGCCAATGGATAAAATCTACAGAATCCTTGGATGAGCTTGAGCAATCTGTATGTGAATTTTTAGGTATTAAATCACCTCAAGAAACTCCTCAATTCTTGGTTAATTTCCGCCATAGTCAAGTTTTAGAACCAGAATATAGTTCCAAAATGGCTTGGTGTAAAAGAGTCGAACAAGTAGTCAGTAAGCAAGCAGTTGGAGAGTTTCGGCTAGACAGGCTAAGGGGAGCAATTCCCGATCTTCTTCGCTATGCAAAAAAAGAAGAAGATGTTGCTCATGTTCCTCAAATGTTAATCGATTTGGGCGTTCATTTTGCGATTGTTCCTCATTTGAATAAAACATATTTAGATGGTGCTGCTTTTTATTTGGGAAATCATCCAGTAGTCGTTCTTACTCTTAGACACAATAGAATCGATTGTTTTTGGTTTAGTTTGATGCATGAACTCGCTCATATAGTTGCTGGACATCGAGGTGTGTATCTAGATAACTTAGACGATCTAGAAAACAATTCAGAAGAAGAGGAAGCAAATAAACTTGCTCGTAATTGGTTAATTGATGAACAAGCTTTGAATTCTTTCGTATGTCAAACCCAACCAAGATTTTCTAAGAAAGCAATAGTTAATTTTGCTCAAGCTCAAAATAGACATCCAGGTATTATTCTCGGTCGTCTTCAGCACGAAAGTTTAGTTCCATATCAAAACTTGCGAGTGCTGTTGACTAAAGTAAAACCTTTATTATCTAATTGGATTTATGATTGA
- a CDS encoding transposase, with protein MKLNQHLKDWKQIVSQKFPDLSLPQVSGLATWSFGMVMTQSSSLTKVSTLIAKINQEKDNTVRQRLKEWYKEETAKAKTGNKRVSLEVKGCFASLLKWIVDLLPQSNQELPMALDATSIGQNFVVLSINVLYRGSAIPIAWKVVKGTDKGSWKPYWKELFQSLNNVVPTDWKVIVSADRGLYAPWLYEQIVKLGWHPFLRINHQGQYRRQNSSLWYSLSTVVTDAGESWSGRVTCFKSNQIDCTLLARWDEGYTDPWLILTDLKSTDADIGWYGFRSWIECSYRDVKSDGWQWHKTRLLKAERAERHWLAMAVAMLWMVTLGGEQEISSKDELIGDRSLAFEPTPTRQISCFLNGLLTIVARLLNGQSVALGRLLPFSFNHFSDLAFSDSS; from the coding sequence ATGAAATTAAATCAACATCTCAAAGATTGGAAACAGATTGTCAGTCAAAAATTTCCAGACCTGAGTCTACCTCAAGTTTCTGGATTAGCAACCTGGAGTTTTGGAATGGTAATGACACAATCAAGCAGTCTGACTAAAGTTTCCACGTTAATTGCCAAAATCAATCAGGAGAAAGACAATACGGTACGCCAAAGATTGAAAGAATGGTACAAAGAAGAAACAGCCAAAGCCAAAACAGGGAATAAAAGAGTATCTCTGGAAGTAAAAGGCTGTTTTGCCTCATTACTAAAATGGATTGTCGATTTACTACCTCAAAGTAATCAAGAGTTACCAATGGCATTAGATGCCACCAGTATCGGTCAAAATTTTGTAGTTCTTTCAATCAATGTTTTATATCGAGGTAGTGCCATTCCTATAGCTTGGAAAGTGGTTAAAGGGACAGACAAAGGTAGTTGGAAACCGTACTGGAAAGAACTGTTTCAATCTCTCAACAATGTTGTGCCGACAGATTGGAAGGTAATCGTTAGTGCTGATAGAGGATTGTATGCTCCTTGGCTATACGAACAGATTGTGAAATTAGGTTGGCATCCGTTTTTACGAATTAATCACCAAGGTCAATATCGACGACAAAATTCATCTTTATGGTATTCTCTATCAACAGTTGTAACTGATGCTGGCGAGAGTTGGTCTGGACGAGTGACTTGCTTTAAAAGCAATCAGATTGATTGTACTCTTCTAGCTCGATGGGATGAGGGTTATACTGACCCTTGGTTAATTCTCACGGATTTAAAATCAACTGATGCTGATATTGGTTGGTATGGATTTCGCTCTTGGATTGAATGTTCCTATAGAGATGTCAAAAGTGATGGTTGGCAATGGCATAAAACTCGTCTTTTGAAAGCCGAGAGAGCCGAACGTCATTGGTTAGCAATGGCAGTGGCTATGCTGTGGATGGTTACTCTGGGTGGAGAACAGGAAATTTCCTCTAAGGATGAATTAATTGGCGATCGCTCTTTAGCTTTTGAACCCACTCCTACTCGTCAAATCTCTTGTTTTCTTAATGGTTTGTTAACTATAGTAGCGCGACTGCTCAATGGTCAGTCTGTCGCTCTTGGTCGTTTGCTTCCTTTCTCTTTCAATCACTTCAGCGATTTGGCTTTTTCTGATTCTTCGTAG
- a CDS encoding endonuclease domain-containing protein, which produces MTEIARKLRREQTASEAILWEALRNRKLEGRKFRRQHPIGKFVVDFYCDAERLIVEVDGSIHELPEQQVLHKQRQALLESLGLRFVRLKAKQVETDLASCLDTIRGAFPSSPDPFSQREKGKSSLS; this is translated from the coding sequence ATGACGGAGATTGCTCGCAAGTTGCGCAGAGAACAAACTGCAAGTGAAGCTATTCTTTGGGAAGCTTTAAGGAATCGGAAGTTGGAAGGTAGAAAGTTTCGTCGTCAGCATCCTATCGGTAAGTTTGTGGTTGATTTTTATTGTGACGCAGAGCGTTTGATTGTAGAAGTTGATGGTAGTATTCACGAATTGCCCGAACAGCAAGTGTTACATAAGCAGCGTCAGGCTTTACTAGAATCTTTGGGTTTGCGTTTTGTTCGTTTAAAAGCTAAACAGGTAGAAACAGATTTAGCATCATGTTTGGATACTATACGAGGTGCTTTTCCCTCATCCCCTGACCCCTTCTCCCAAAGGGAGAAAGGGAAAAGTTCCCTCTCCTGA
- a CDS encoding AbrB/MazE/SpoVT family DNA-binding domain-containing protein: MAIAKNKLTSKVTQKYQATIPQVVREKLAIEKGDRVIFEIQDEKVVLKKLSPVDWEYLESVSATLSEWSSEADEEAYGDL, translated from the coding sequence ATGGCGATCGCGAAAAACAAATTAACTTCTAAAGTCACTCAAAAGTATCAAGCGACCATTCCCCAAGTAGTGAGAGAAAAACTAGCTATCGAAAAAGGCGATCGCGTTATCTTTGAGATACAAGATGAAAAAGTAGTGTTAAAAAAACTTTCCCCTGTAGATTGGGAATACCTAGAGTCTGTGTCCGCCACTCTCAGCGAATGGTCTTCGGAAGCTGATGAAGAAGCTTACGGTGACTTATAA